From the Nitrospira sp. genome, one window contains:
- a CDS encoding putative Ig domain-containing protein, with protein sequence MSNPARALANLWTLGLILLLAIGAASCGDVSNAPAPAPGPGALTITTSSLPAGTVNQPYATAIGGAGGITPYSWAVTPGLPANLTFDTATGAITGIPAAQGTSPLTFTLSDSSSPRQSVQKPLSLTVNPAPAVLSIVTTSLPSGNVGQVYNQTVQATGGTGALDWTISAGTLPQNLNLNATTGVISGTPNAPGTSSFTVRVADTTGQADTQALSILINPAIPPNITTTSLPGATVNQAYNQTLQATGGTGTLAWSVSVGSLPTNLALNSAGIISGTPTNLGTANFTVRVTDALSQSDTQPLSISVTTALTITTGSASCRVNRNCNTTLAASGGSTPYTWSLNAGSQPLPAGLKLSAAGVISGTPTVIGSTSPTFRVQDSAGRSATKQLTVAITS encoded by the coding sequence ATGAGCAACCCAGCGAGAGCCCTTGCGAATCTGTGGACTCTTGGCCTGATACTCCTCCTCGCAATTGGAGCTGCGTCGTGCGGCGACGTCTCTAACGCTCCAGCCCCGGCACCAGGACCAGGCGCCTTAACCATCACAACATCGTCCCTGCCGGCAGGAACGGTGAATCAACCCTATGCCACCGCGATAGGGGGGGCCGGCGGGATCACTCCCTACAGCTGGGCTGTCACGCCAGGACTCCCGGCTAATCTGACCTTCGACACTGCCACTGGCGCCATCACAGGAATCCCGGCAGCGCAGGGAACCAGTCCGCTCACCTTTACCCTGTCCGACTCTTCATCGCCTCGGCAATCTGTCCAGAAACCGCTTTCTCTCACGGTCAATCCCGCCCCAGCAGTCCTATCGATTGTCACTACATCACTCCCGAGTGGGAATGTCGGGCAGGTCTATAACCAGACCGTGCAGGCGACTGGCGGGACCGGTGCGCTGGATTGGACTATCTCAGCGGGGACACTTCCACAGAACCTGAATTTGAATGCGACGACCGGTGTGATTTCCGGAACGCCAAATGCCCCGGGTACGTCGTCGTTTACAGTTCGCGTCGCCGACACGACAGGACAAGCCGACACACAGGCCCTCTCAATCCTTATCAACCCAGCTATTCCGCCGAATATCACCACTACATCTCTTCCAGGCGCAACCGTCAACCAGGCCTATAACCAGACACTCCAAGCTACGGGCGGAACAGGGACGCTTGCGTGGAGCGTATCAGTAGGATCGCTGCCAACGAATCTCGCCTTGAACTCAGCTGGAATCATTTCAGGCACCCCGACCAATTTAGGCACTGCGAACTTTACGGTGAGGGTGACCGATGCGCTATCTCAGTCAGACACCCAGCCGCTTTCAATCTCCGTCACTACTGCACTGACAATCACGACGGGCTCAGCGAGTTGCAGAGTCAATCGGAATTGCAACACCACATTGGCTGCGTCCGGCGGTTCCACACCCTACACATGGAGCCTCAATGCAGGATCTCAACCGCTCCCAGCCGGACTCAAATTGAGCGCAGCAGGCGTCATCAGCGGCACCCCAACGGTTATCGGATCAACGTCACCGACGTTCAGAGTGCAGGACTCAGCCGGTCGCTCTGCTACGAAGCAGCTGACGGTAGCGATTACTTCCTAA
- a CDS encoding DUF4926 domain-containing protein, which produces MIKEHDLVVLGAAVPDEGLVAGDVGTVVHIYRDGQAFEVEFTTLEGKTAAVITVEASQVRPVGQREISHARELAPR; this is translated from the coding sequence ATGATTAAAGAGCATGACCTCGTTGTATTAGGAGCCGCTGTTCCTGATGAGGGTCTTGTGGCTGGCGATGTGGGGACCGTCGTCCATATTTATCGTGACGGCCAGGCGTTCGAGGTAGAATTCACTACGCTGGAAGGTAAAACCGCAGCGGTCATCACGGTCGAAGCCTCACAAGTCCGCCCGGTTGGACAACGAGAAATCTCGCACGCCCGCGAACTGGCTCCTAGATGA
- a CDS encoding DUF4258 domain-containing protein — MDEAEVRRCAANCRFTDHARKEMDEEPLGRIHLEEVLQIIETGEIIEQYLDDTPYASCLLLGYTRSGRPLHLVCAPVSAEERLIVITTYQPDPIRWELDLRRRKR; from the coding sequence ATGGATGAGGCTGAAGTTCGTCGATGTGCGGCCAATTGCCGATTCACGGACCACGCTCGAAAGGAGATGGACGAAGAGCCTTTGGGCCGCATTCACCTCGAAGAAGTCTTGCAGATAATCGAGACCGGTGAGATCATCGAACAGTATCTTGACGATACCCCGTATGCGAGCTGTCTTCTCTTGGGATACACGCGATCCGGGAGGCCGCTCCATCTCGTCTGTGCGCCGGTTTCTGCTGAGGAGCGGTTAATCGTGATCACGACCTACCAGCCTGACCCAATCCGATGGGAACTGGATTTGCGAAGGAGGAAGCGCTAA
- a CDS encoding YgiT-type zinc finger protein, with translation MHCVICKRGTVKSGTVQAELRVGTDHLMVPVETEVCDECGEAYYSTETMRHLEQVRENFLRKVIVPPSVGHVYQIS, from the coding sequence ATGCACTGCGTCATCTGCAAGAGAGGCACGGTCAAATCGGGAACAGTCCAGGCGGAGCTTCGAGTCGGAACCGACCACCTCATGGTGCCGGTAGAAACGGAGGTGTGTGACGAATGTGGGGAGGCCTATTACTCAACCGAGACTATGCGGCATCTCGAACAAGTGCGCGAAAACTTCCTCCGCAAAGTTATCGTTCCGCCCTCGGTCGGACACGTGTACCAGATTTCTTGA